The Penaeus monodon isolate SGIC_2016 chromosome 6, NSTDA_Pmon_1, whole genome shotgun sequence genomic sequence ctgcttttaatatatatatatatatatatatatatatatatatatatatatatatatatatatatatatatatatatatatatatatatacacacacatatatacatatatattttttttttttatgactttacGATAATTTCCACATAGTGCTCTTTCTATTTAACGCAACTTGATTTGCAACAAAAGGCACCAACGTATAATTCAgtgtttatgaaaataatttgaaaaacatCAGCCGAGGGCCTGAACTATATTCAAATACCTGTCCAAAACTATGTCACATTTAAAGGTAATTTACCCCTGAGTTAATAGATTTCGGTGAAATTTTTGGTGATCATAAAAACAGCCTGTTATTAATTAGCTATGTGGATCGTTACGAAACTCAAACGCATACCACTctcgcacgccacacacacacatacacacacacacacacacacacacacacacacacacacacgcacgcacgcacgcacatacacacacacacacacacacacacacacacacacacatacacacacacaacacacacacacacacacacacacacacacacacacacacacacacacacacacacacacatatatatgtatgtagatagatagatagatgcatacatacatacatgcatacatacatatacgcacacatacatacgtacattcctatatacatatacatacatacatgcatacatgcatacatacatacatacatacatacatacatacatacatacacacacacatacacacacacacacacacacacacacacacacacacacgcgcgcgcgcgcgcgcgcgcacatatatatgtttgtgtgtatgtatgtatgtatatatcatcatcatcaataacagtatgctcatgtttgagcagccgtggacctctccaccatccttcgccactcaattcgatcttgcgcttttttttccacttgtaccatcgacatcgacaatcggaacgtggaacgtaaggaaaatgaaagagatgggtaaattacatactgtctgtctgtatatatatatatatatatatatatatatatatatatatatatatatatatatatatatatatatatattatgtatatatgtgtgtgtttgtgtgcctatatatatatatatatatatatatatatatatatatatatatatatatatatatatatagagagagagagagagagagagagagagagagagagagagagagagagagagagagagagagagaggagagagagagagagagagatacacacgtatgtatgtataaatcatacacatatattacgcTCACACAGTGTGTATGCGTGATGCATGTAACTGTATTCGCTTGGTTTATGTGTCagacatttatttctatttaaaatattaatctgAATAATCTTCATTATATTAATTGTGTCATAGTCTCCTTTGTTGGGTTTGCCGAGCTATTGTTGGGCTACCGCGGGCAGGATCTTTAATTATTGCATCCGTTCGGAAAGAAGCAATTCTTTCGCTTCACATTCTCTGTTAACAAAGTctttttagtctgtctgtctgtcaccccCCGCCCTGTCTCTATcacgcgcacatatatgtatacaaagtaAAGGTGTGTTTCTGTTTGCTATTCCTACTAGCCTACCTACTTGTTTGTCTTTTTGGCTTACTTGTTTGCCGTTTGTCTGTTTGgcagtctgtctgcctgcctctgctTGTTTgccgtttgtctgtttgcctatctgttGTCCTGCCTGCCTGTCGGACAGCCTTCCTCtccttgcctgtctgcctgcctatctgctgTCCTCGCCTGCCAACCagcctgcctttctctctctctctctctctctctctctctctctctctctctctctctctctctctctctctctctctctctctctctctctctcaatcgcacAAACACCCCCGAACAAATGGCACAGCGAGATGTTAAATTACACCGCACTCCCCGGCCGCCTTAGGTTCATCCATAACTCCCTCGCATCGACTTCCCTTCGCTTCAGTAGCTCGGGACAGAGAAGGTGCTTCGTCTGGCTGCCGCCGTTGCCTCTGACGTGCCGCTATCATCGTTTCATCTCTCCTGGGAACTCGCACAATGCCTCCGTGTTGCATGGCGCCGGAATCAATTGCGCGAGCGATCGGGTTTAAGAGTCATTTCCGCGGCCATCCCGGCTCGGATTTCGAAGCTTCGTGAAGCCCGGCGCGAGTCGATGACGGGTCTGGGTACATAGTGCGTTCACGTGTTCATGAGTTTCGGTGATTCATGGAGGGGTTCGTGTGATCCGTATGTATATTAATGGGCTGGCGTGGGATATTGACTAGTTGAGTTGGAcagtttattgttataataaaagatTACCAGGAATAGAACTTCACCATTGATCAAGGTGTCTTAATTGACATACAGTTCGAAACAAACCAATGAATATGACACGATGTGCTGCCGAGAGGAAATTGGACACGGAATCCTGGTGTAAGATTGAAAATACAGGGGATTTATATcggaatacaaaaatatttttgcatatgCGAAAAATGAATACCGGAGTGAAATCGGATTCATAAACTGAAGCGTGGCTCCTTTCTGTGTTCAGAGGGGGAaaagtcaaatgaacaaatggtACAAGGAACAGTTCCGTTAACCTATTAAAGATGGCGTTCAATTAACCCGAGTGTAGCATGATATTTACCGTTGATAAAAGAGCAGTCGAAAAGTGGAGCATGAGTTACTGTGCAAATACAAATTGATGACTTACTAATACCAAAAGTATTTTTTGTTAGTCGACATGACCGGTTAAATAGTTTACTGCATCCCCGTTGTCTTTAATTGTAAACGTACGcattaaatatgtaataaacacatacacatactcaaactcaaacacacgcacaaagtttatatatatacatatgtatatgtatatatatacatatatagatatatatatagatatgtatatacgtatatattcacacacacagagacacacacacacacacacacacacacacacacacacatacacacatatacacacacacacaaacatatatatacacatgtgcatatatgtgtgcatgtgtgtgtgtgtgtgtgtgtgtgtgtgtgtgtgtgtgtgtgtgtgtgtgtgtgtgtgtgtgtgtgtgtgtgtgtgtgctgatgtgaCCATAAAACGGTTTCCTACAATTCCATTGTTACTTACTAAACGTATATCCatcattaaaaatgatatatacaggGCTTAAGATGTAATGCTATCGAGAGAGCAAAAAGGaaggtacacatacacacttcatTCACTCCCCGACCACGGAGACAACACACAAGATGCTCCACCGGCTGGATATCGGGGCAAATGTTTGGCCGGGCACTCCAAACACCGCTCTAACTGTGTTGCACTGAAGAGGACTTAACATAGCTCTGTAACGTCCTCGGCTTAGGGCCAGGGGGCACGGCAGCTTTAGGTTTTCGTGGTGCGATGTCTCTTGAGATGTCTGTGTCGACCCAAAAAGTGTAGTTCGAATCTAATAAAGGGTTCCCATGTGGATGGTAAAATGCTTTTGTCCTGCAGACGTATAATGATTGGAAGACCGTAACTAGCGCTCTAAAGGCACGGTGTGATAGGTAGGAATGCGTTAGCAGTGAACTCATCTCGATAAAAACGATTATATTGGCAATGCAGCGTAAACCAAATAGTTAATTCACATTTTGCAGACTACTTATGAAACGGTGAACCGAACTGgtctttgtaaaatatattttacatggcTTTGTTTATCTGAATATTCCTGGACACTGAATGCATGTAACAGAACACAACGTCAGTGACTGAGTAGGCAAATGCTTTGCAATGATTCAGCTGCAAATGCAACAGAATGGCTTAATATACCGTGTGTATTTATAACTATGCAGAATATAAACGCATTGTTTCACAGCTGTAGCGCAACAACCCTAAGCTGTATTTTGCCAAAACAGTAATCCAATCATTTTAGTTAATCTTATTCACTAAATCAGATTACAATTcaagagaaaattatattatggTGGTCTTTATTATTGTCGCCAGGTGAGAGCAGggtacacacagagacaaacatgtATGCTCTAATATCTCACCGTCATTAACGGGTATGACGTCTGGGTTCGCCTCCTCGCTGTCCGTGGTGGTTTCCTGACCCCGTCCTGTAGGCGACCCCGAGGAACCCTTATCGTAAACCATCTTCACCTCGGGTCTCTGAGGGCCTCGTCGCCGCGACCTGATCACCACCACTATGACCACGCCCACCAGGAGCAGCGTCACCACCACGCCCAGGACTACAGCCAAGATGTGTGCCAAAGCAAGTCCTTCTActcctggaaaagggaaaacatatcAGATTGGCAAACTGTCGTGTGAGGAGCGAATATGGTCGGCAAGAGTGGGcctacaggaggggggggggggacggcatCGACCAGGTGGAGCCGCGGGGCTGAAATTACTGCGCTGATTTTGTGTCCACAGATTCTGTGTTGACATTATCGATCGACGTCATTTTcgggaactttaaaaaaataatgacgatgtttttttttaagaagctgATTCTTTTGGTGCAATTCTATATCCATGTTCTTATATGTAAatgatgtatattaatatacatataggccAATGCAGTTGCGAATAAATGTATGCGTGTACATATCAtcaatgtgtttgtgtctgtatgtacacttGAACCTCACAGCTTTCACTCACCAGGGCTAGTTCGTTTCTCAGCTTTATCCTTAAGGGTGAAAATCTTGAGTCTGACAGGGTCGCTCTGGCCCTTCTTGTTGACGCCCATGATGGTGAGCACGTACTCGGTGCCGGCCTGCAGACCCGTGAGCGTGAACTCGGGCCGCGGCGACGTCGACGTGTTGGCCAGCACTCGGGGCGCCTCGTTCTTCTTGTCCTGGCCGCGGGTGTGGGCGCGGGCGTGACTCACGGACAGGGTGAAGGTCTGCGCCAGCCCGCCGTCCCAGCCCGCCTGGCACCGCACGGCCGCGCCCGTCGAACTCACGTTCTCCACCGTGCAGTTGTTCACTGCGTCCGGAGAGgctgaggaaggaaagaaagcagGGGTCGGTTATTAAGCTCATCAAGAGGGAAGGACGGATAAAGCTAGATATGCTCAaactcacacatgcacaaatacatatatatatatatatatatatatatatatatatatatatatatatatatatatatatatatatatatatatatatatatatatatatatatatgtatatatatgtatatatttgaatatatatgtatatatatgtgtgtatctgaatgcatatatatatatatatatatatatatatatatatatatatatatatatatatacacacacatgcacacacatacacacacacacacacacacacacacacacacacacacacacacacacacacacacacacacactcacacacacacacacacacacacacacacacacacacacacacacacacacacacacacacacatatatatatatgtgtgtgtgtatatatatatatatatatatatatatatatatatatatatatatatatatatatatatatatatatatatatatatatatatatatatatatatatatatatatatatatatatatatatatatatataaaacagcattctaacacacacacacatacacacacaaatccacacgcacatgcacacgatctcacgcacacacgctcccaggtacacacaaatgtaaataaatgagTGGGAGATATCCCAATCCTCGTTTCTCTCTGCCATAT encodes the following:
- the LOC119574051 gene encoding uncharacterized protein LOC119574051; this translates as MSSPDAVNNCTVENVSSTGAAVRCQAGWDGGLAQTFTLSVSHARAHTRGQDKKNEAPRVLANTSTSPRPEFTLTGLQAGTEYVLTIMGVNKKGQSDPVRLKIFTLKDKAEKRTSPGVEGLALAHILAVVLGVVVTLLLVGVVIVVVIRSRRRGPQRPEVKMVYDKGSSGSPTGRGQETTTDSEEANPDVIPVNDDHQVQKTAGEELTEAMPEPDSHHSPPPPQPSQSSPQLQPDLHHDPRVTPALQDFPSQDNRLLEYLKERDRSYYMDPSTILRQVSCVDDYRAILLPQPLPFPLSNFLGEGGGGGGDGSSFII